The Pyrus communis chromosome 8, drPyrComm1.1, whole genome shotgun sequence region GTCATGGATATgacaataaaaattataatttaaaacatattttaacaTGAAAACATCTGAATTCGAGTTAATAAAGTGTGAGAGTTATATCACTTGTTTCAATTAGAGGCAAGCTCTTTGTATTCATCAACTTTCAACTAAATCTTTGTTTCCTATTAACTTTCACCTCGTAATTTCTCATCTGAAAGTGTAACGGTATCCTAGCAGCCAAATACTGGTATGTGGGAGTACCTGACAAATATTGTTTTCGCTACCAAACTAAAGTATCCGTGCTTCATAGCATATGATATAGTTATCTGAGCATAATTTTGTATCACTTTAATTTCTATGCTTAATTTGAATTTCGTTATGCTCTCTGACTTTCCGCTGGGCAGCTGAGtatgaggtttttttttctattgAGGGTTGAAGCATATAACTTTGTAGCCTGTTGGACAAGCTTAAAACTTCATGGTTACTaaaggtgtttttttttcctttttattatgTATCTCATTTGTTTTCGAATAACAGATTGTTCCAAGGCAGGTGTCCCTATTGCATCATTCAACCCCAACTTCGTCTATCTCTCAAATATTTGGGTTCTCTTCGTCTGCATCGCCACATCCTGAAAAGGATCATGGAAGTGCTGTAGAGAATGGCAGCGCTTCTACAAATGGAGAGCCAGAAAAAGCAAGTGGAGACGCGAAAGTTGCTGATCAAGCAAAAGAGTCAGGTTATATTTCGGATTCGCAGTCTACCATGTCTTCTGTGAAAAGAAGGAGAGGAGGTACTAAACGAACTGCATTTTCTGATTCAGATTCAGAGAGTGACGGTGACTTAACAATGGATGACCTGGTAAAACTTGTTGCTGAGAAGGAAGATCTTCTGAAGGAGAAACATGAAGAATTCAAGAAAATGCAAGATAAATTCCTCCGAAGTTACGCAGAGATTGAAAATGTCATGGAGAGGACAAAGCGTGAGGCAGAGAATTCAAAGAAATTTGCCATACAGGTCCTGGTTACTTTTGACGATTTATTTCCTGTCCTCAGAGACTTGTTATTTGCTTCTCTTTTTACCTCTTTCTTGTTGCACAATTGTCTGAAGTCTAACTCTGCGGAGTTTTCATAAATATGTTGCAGAGTTTTGCAAAGAGTTTACTAGATGTTGCAGACAATCTAGGCAGAGCTTCTTCAGTTGTCAAAGAAAGTTTCTCAAAACTTGACGAGTCCAAGGACACTGGTGCAGCATTCCCACTTCTGAAAACACTTCTAGAAGGTGTTGAAATGACCGAGAAACAGCTTTTAGAGGTACACTGTTTTAATCACTAATTATAACCACCCATTGTAATCCTTCAAAATTTGAGTGGCTTTATAAGGCTGAGATAACACTGTTTTAAATGAGTTGGATGTACGTTCTGTTCGTCTCATATGTTTTGTGTCAATCAGGCTCATTCTCGCatattatattttctatttCAGGTTACATTTTGTGTGTAGTTGTGTACTGCTCAATGGTTCTGTTAGCAATAGAGGAAATTAAATACAAAGTTGTAACGTATAATGCATTTTCCCTTCAGGTATTTAGAAAGTACGGAATAGAAAAGTATGATCCTACAAATGAAGCATTTGACCCAAACAGGCATAATGCAGTATTCAGTTTACAAGATGCTTCCAAGCCTCCGGGTACTATTGCTGTGGTTCTCAAGGTATGAAATATATAATCAATTCTTTTGCATTTCTTTTCAAATGAGAAAGAAGTTTACTACTGCTCGGCATCAGTACTATAAGTCTATAAGTTGGAAGCCTCGGGGTGACACTTTATGTGCTGCGATTGGAACTCCAATGGATATCTTGACATCTTACAAGTTTGAGatgaaaaaatttggaattgttAAGCATGTCCTGTTTCTCTCTACTAGAGTAAATACTTAATGGAAAAAAATGGCACACGCTTGATGTTATTAGAAAACCTGCCATATTCAAGATTTACTTCCAGAAAATGGCTTTTGGAGGCACATCGCCGCACATATTTTTGCACTGATTTCTTTGATATATGTTTTTGTTTCCAACAACATTAATTGGCCGTTTTTGCGTTATGACTTATATTAGTAATGGAGAAGGGTCATTGCAAGGACTTGGATAAATTGTTAGCAGGAATGTGACTAATGCAGGAATCCAAATAATTGCTTGAATCTTTACATTATACTTTTTTTGATGAACAAAATATGGTTTTCCTTACAAATCTGTGTGTAGAAATTATTTTACGTTTGTTCAAATGACTTATATTACTGTAGCACTAAGCCCATGAGTAAATACCCTAATGCGTTTTTGTATTGCAGCCGGGATACATGCTTCATGATCGAGTTGTTCGACCAGCTGAAGTTGGTGTAACAACGGAAGCGGAGAACAATGCTGACAGTTAAATTGCAGCTACCAAAATTTTCCCAAGTTACGTCTTTGCGGTGCACCGGATcacattacaattttttttgccTACGTTTGAGAAACTTGAATAGGATTTAATCTTATTCCTGTGGCTGAAGGGTCCATAAACTTATTTTCCAGTCTGACAATTTTTTCTACCCAATCATTTATGTTAGTTTTGTAATATATTACTCTTGTTATTATGGACGACACGACCACATAAGTGCCCTGGGTACGTTAGAGTTTTCGAGAGGTTCGATTTTTAAGCTTGTTGATGGTAACCAAGATGGTTAAATTTGTGCTTTCGTTTTCATCGTACTGCTGGAGCAGGTGTGGTTGGTTTATCATGTTGTAGCTTCTGGAGTCCGGCGTTTGTGCCTTCGGGAGTAAGAGTTCTAAGAAACCACGAGCATTCTTCGCCTGTACAGAATCACAACCACTTAAACCTTGAAACCTTGAACCTTTCGccgacaattttttttatttttatttttttgttttttttctttcaaaaaggaCAACTGGTGGTAAACCACGATTATCCATTCTTTTTGAGGAGTTGGGAAGACTTACAGAAACATTTCAGCCTCTTCTGATCACAAATCTCGCTGACAAAAATTGGACAGAACAACTTTTGTGTCTGGAATTGTTGTACGTCTAGCTTTCATAAAACTTCTTCGTTCCTCATGTCCTGTCATAAAACCTCTCAAACCGTAGTGGCCAATGGCGATAGGAGAGGTCCAAGGTTCAATTCCCTCGAACATAACCCAATAAGAAGTCATAAAAATAGGCCACGCGCACATCATAAACAGGAGTGGTCACCAATACAGAGAAATGGCAAACTGGTACACGGCTAATCTTTACGAACAGTCAGCTGCTCGAAACGTCATGTGCTTGTTGATCATGTACTACTACTTGCTAACCATATACATAAGGAGAGAACCCACAAACTAATCCTACGGCTTAGTTACATACATCACACGCAGCATCATACTAAATAGAAATCACACGGCTTGAAGTAGTCCCTGCTAGTGGATCGCTGCACGCAGCTCTAGTTTTTGTCTTCACAAACGCTAAGCGTCAATCCAACCAAAATCTACCTGAACTTGCTTTCTTCATCTGAATCATTGAATCAAGGCTGACACCGTGACCATCTTTCAAGCCCAAATCTAAATCCAGATGGCTTCTGTTTGAATCCAGCACTCCTGATTGGTCCTCGTCCAACTCCTGCAGCACGGACAGCATCTAATCAATAATTTGTTGCATGGTAAATTACTTAAGATTTTCTCCACTACAGCAAGAGAACCTCAAAATATCCTAACCCCTATTTGCTTGATGTGGCCAAGGCGAAAACGTTATCTTCACTTTCACACTGCTTTGATAGAGTATCATAGTTGATGATGGTGTTGGTTCCTCAAGTAGTTTCATATAAAACCTCGCATGCTTA contains the following coding sequences:
- the LOC137742005 gene encoding grpE protein homolog 2, mitochondrial-like isoform X1, giving the protein MLVSRVLARASRTLPRSTMLLAAPQNHHLPILSNQSQALIHDFSSKIVPRQVSLLHHSTPTSSISQIFGFSSSASPHPEKDHGSAVENGSASTNGEPEKASGDAKVADQAKESGYISDSQSTMSSVKRRRGGTKRTAFSDSDSESDGDLTMDDLVKLVAEKEDLLKEKHEEFKKMQDKFLRSYAEIENVMERTKREAENSKKFAIQSFAKSLLDVADNLGRASSVVKESFSKLDESKDTGAAFPLLKTLLEGVEMTEKQLLEVFRKYGIEKYDPTNEAFDPNRHNAVFSLQDASKPPGTIAVVLKPGYMLHDRVVRPAEVGVTTEAENNADS
- the LOC137742005 gene encoding grpE protein homolog 2, mitochondrial-like isoform X3, whose product is MLVSRVLARASRTLPRSTMLLAAPQNHHLPILSNQSQALIHDFSSKIVPRQVSLLHHSTPTSSISQIFGFSSSASPHPEKDHGSAVENGSASTNGEPEKASGDAKVADQAKESDSESDGDLTMDDLVKLVAEKEDLLKEKHEEFKKMQDKFLRSYAEIENVMERTKREAENSKKFAIQSFAKSLLDVADNLGRASSVVKESFSKLDESKDTGAAFPLLKTLLEGVEMTEKQLLEVFRKYGIEKYDPTNEAFDPNRHNAVFSLQDASKPPGTIAVVLKPGYMLHDRVVRPAEVGVTTEAENNADS
- the LOC137742005 gene encoding grpE protein homolog 2, mitochondrial-like isoform X2 gives rise to the protein MLVSRVLARASRTLPRSTMLLAAPQNHHLPILSNQSQALIHDFSSKVSLLHHSTPTSSISQIFGFSSSASPHPEKDHGSAVENGSASTNGEPEKASGDAKVADQAKESGYISDSQSTMSSVKRRRGGTKRTAFSDSDSESDGDLTMDDLVKLVAEKEDLLKEKHEEFKKMQDKFLRSYAEIENVMERTKREAENSKKFAIQSFAKSLLDVADNLGRASSVVKESFSKLDESKDTGAAFPLLKTLLEGVEMTEKQLLEVFRKYGIEKYDPTNEAFDPNRHNAVFSLQDASKPPGTIAVVLKPGYMLHDRVVRPAEVGVTTEAENNADS